A single window of Ctenopharyngodon idella isolate HZGC_01 chromosome 24, HZGC01, whole genome shotgun sequence DNA harbors:
- the kitlga gene encoding kit ligand a, which produces MKKSNIWICTCVHLLLYITVAAYSSEIGNPITDDIKKISLLKQNIPKDYKITVRYIPKEVSGMCWVKLNVFHLEVSLKGLAQKFGNISSNKDNIGTFVQILQEMRYHIGHGLEDSMIEFECHYVEEMWLTAKYFEFVEDFFNTANSSREADDCEPPPCPTTTKTTVTTTTTASTTSAQHSTNEKHNGLPDDPQKEAFLPKVVESSLMSLLAIPFIAVVFLLVWKIKSRRNAPQTERSPEEGPALFSGEEASAPPLDVEISEKNRLNIIMAV; this is translated from the exons ATGAAGAAGTCAAAC ATTTGGATATGCACCTGTGTCCATTTATTGCTGTACATAACAGTTGCTGCCTATTCCAGTGAAATAGGAAATCCCATTACAGATGACATCAAGAAAATTTCTTTGTTG AAACAGAATATTCCAAAAGACTACAAGATTACAGTACGTTATATACCTAAAGAAGTG agTGGTATGTGCTGGGTGAAGCTAAATGTATTTCACTTGGAGGTGAGCTTAAAAGGCCTGGCGCAGAAGTTTGGGAACATATCCTCCAATAAAGATAATATAGGCACTTTTGTCCAAATACTGCAAGAGATGCGGTATCACATTGGACATGGCTTG GAGGATTCAATGATAGAATTCGAGTGTCACTACGTAGAGGAGATGTGGCTTACAGCTAAGTATTTTGAATTTGTGGAGGACTTTTTCAACACCGCCAATTCGTCGAGAGAGGCAGATGATTGTGAGCCTCCACCTTGTCCCACAACCACAAAAACAACAGTAACGACAACTACAACGGCGTCGACAACGTCGGCGCAACATAGTACAAATG AGAAACATAACGGTTTGCCTGATGACCCCCAAAAAG AGGCGTTCCTTCCGAAAGTTGTGGAGAGCAGTCTTATGTCGCTCCTCGCCATCCCGTTCATCGCAGTGGTGTTTTTGTTGGTCTGGAAG ATTAAATCTAGAAGAAACGCCCCCCAAACTGAACGGAGTCCGGAAGAAGGTCCCGCCCTTTTCTCAGGAGAGGAAGCCAGTGCACCCCCATTAGATGTGGAGATATCTGAAAA AAACAGATTAAATATTATCATGGCAGTTTAA